The following are encoded together in the Opitutus sp. ER46 genome:
- a CDS encoding matrixin family metalloprotease: MSALSSSLRSASLAAALFAGLAGAVDVYAYTSLGGSWKNGSIPMRLQLDATAPAVTMPLQDGSTSWNTIAQQSLAAWNAEMIRSQLTSTTSTSSAAEMYDGINSVLFATTIYGDAFDSTTLGVTLVNYYDDYGLPTPQITEADLIINKNRTWNSYSGVIRSNPLDFRRVLLHELGHVIGLDHPDQANQNVTALMNSTVSNVAGLQTDDRSGANYLYPAASALPASNITLQPTAQSGAVGSSVALTFGLNGSTTPPEKSLFLNYRWYFKASGASAYEPLFTVNTGTLSFGTLQLLDAGSYYVQIQTPNGTVNSNAVNVAVTPVTLDKNTCLFNLSTRALNGSATNPLTVGFVISGTDNKRILLRAVGPTLADPRFGISNPLSDPKLTLVNQTTGAILATSTAIWSQAANAAEIRTTTGQVYGFPLQEGSRDAVLLVSLPPGAYTAVATSPSSGLGTVLFEAYDADTTKTATSSRFYNLSTRGYVSTGNNVMVAGFVVSGTAPRTYLIRLAGPTLASKLGVTDTLYDPYLKLYRHNDDGSGDTLIRETDDWDSPSATQPSLKAAAAAAYAFAFDLENAGNRRESSMLVTLAPGQYTAMASGNDNGGDNSPSGNALIEIYELNL, from the coding sequence ATGAGCGCCCTCTCCTCTTCCCTCCGGTCCGCGAGCCTCGCCGCGGCGCTCTTCGCCGGTCTCGCCGGCGCGGTCGACGTTTACGCCTACACCTCGCTTGGCGGTTCCTGGAAGAACGGCTCGATCCCGATGCGCCTGCAACTCGACGCCACCGCGCCGGCGGTGACCATGCCGCTGCAGGATGGCTCCACCAGTTGGAACACGATCGCCCAGCAGTCGCTCGCCGCCTGGAACGCCGAGATGATCCGGAGCCAGCTGACCAGCACGACGTCCACCTCGTCCGCCGCGGAGATGTACGACGGCATCAACAGCGTGCTGTTCGCCACCACGATCTATGGTGATGCGTTCGACAGCACCACGCTGGGCGTAACACTCGTGAACTACTACGACGACTACGGCCTGCCCACGCCCCAGATCACCGAAGCCGACCTGATCATTAACAAGAACCGGACATGGAACTCCTACTCCGGCGTGATCCGCTCCAACCCGCTCGATTTCCGCCGGGTGCTCCTGCACGAGCTCGGCCACGTCATCGGCCTCGATCATCCCGACCAGGCCAACCAGAACGTGACGGCTCTGATGAACAGCACGGTGAGCAATGTCGCCGGGCTGCAGACCGACGACCGCAGCGGCGCCAACTACCTCTATCCCGCCGCCTCCGCGCTGCCCGCCTCCAACATCACGCTTCAGCCGACCGCCCAAAGCGGCGCCGTCGGCAGCTCCGTCGCCCTTACCTTCGGCCTCAACGGCAGCACCACCCCGCCCGAGAAATCGCTGTTCCTCAACTACCGTTGGTACTTCAAGGCCTCGGGCGCGTCGGCGTACGAGCCCCTGTTCACCGTAAACACCGGCACGCTCAGCTTCGGCACCCTGCAACTCCTCGATGCCGGCAGCTACTACGTCCAAATCCAGACGCCCAACGGCACCGTAAACAGCAACGCCGTGAACGTCGCCGTCACGCCGGTCACCCTCGATAAGAACACCTGCCTGTTCAACCTTTCCACCCGCGCGCTCAACGGCTCCGCCACCAACCCGCTGACCGTCGGGTTCGTGATCTCCGGCACCGACAACAAGCGGATCCTGCTTCGGGCCGTCGGGCCCACCCTCGCCGACCCGCGATTTGGCATCTCCAATCCGCTGAGCGATCCCAAGCTCACCCTCGTCAACCAGACCACCGGCGCGATCCTCGCCACGAGCACGGCGATCTGGAGTCAGGCCGCCAACGCCGCCGAGATCCGGACCACCACCGGCCAAGTGTACGGGTTCCCGCTGCAGGAAGGCTCCCGCGACGCCGTGCTGCTGGTTTCTCTGCCGCCCGGCGCCTACACCGCCGTGGCCACCAGCCCGAGCAGCGGCTTGGGCACCGTCCTCTTCGAAGCCTACGATGCCGACACGACCAAGACCGCCACCTCCAGTCGGTTCTACAACCTGTCCACGCGCGGCTACGTCAGCACCGGCAACAACGTGATGGTCGCCGGCTTCGTCGTCAGCGGCACCGCGCCCCGCACCTACCTGATCCGGCTCGCGGGGCCGACCCTCGCATCGAAACTCGGTGTGACCGACACCCTGTACGATCCGTACCTGAAGCTCTACCGGCACAACGACGACGGCAGCGGCGACACCCTGATCCGCGAAACCGATGACTGGGATTCGCCGTCCGCCACCCAGCCCTCTCTGAAGGCGGCGGCGGCGGCCGCGTACGCCTTCGCCTTCGATCTGGAGAACGCGGGCAATCGCCGGGAGTCCTCGATGCTCGTGACGCTCGCTCCCGGCCAGTACACCGCGATGGCTTCGGGCAACGACAACGGCGGCGACAACAGTCCGTCCGGCAACGCGCTGATCGAGATTTACGAGCTGAATCTGTGA
- a CDS encoding GAF domain-containing protein, producing MDHNRPPTPTSSPTGAPPPPASADPRVLPALYQIASLAARTDDPEFALRELLDLFVTLFRADAGSIALISPDTGRLETEVQVGGAAPRDLPGLKLGHGVTGWCVLNRRPLLVRNVATEPRYIAVRAATCCEMAAPMLDEDGVVGVVDLESNQVDGFAPGDLTALVQLAGEAARVLQRLWQVRHLQGKARQLESLISAGQSLVTKLEQQELFDTLAREARDMLCGCACALHLYDATADTVRLAAWSGPRALTLSTTPLPLDSCMVAAAIHTRRAVTFADVQTPDFRELADLPPDATLTSALITPMLFEGEVLGVIVVFTDRIRRFDNDDKRLSAALASLGAVALQNARLYARVFESEDVLRKNERLTTLGLLAAEIAHEIRNPLTVLKLLHGGLGLDFAPGDPRHTDMRVISEKLDQLEAIVGRVLNFAQAPSSLHARVSLTDIIGDTLVLVRLKLAQSKVALRFEPPARPLFVDAHKGQIQQVLLNLLLNATHAMPEGGSITIRVGPEERAGTKLARIDIVDTGRGVPEAIRDRIFDSFLSGRPDGTGLGLGIAKRILASHHGDIALHDTGPAGTTMRITLPLAK from the coding sequence GTGGACCACAACCGGCCGCCCACTCCCACCTCCTCGCCCACCGGCGCTCCGCCGCCGCCCGCCAGCGCCGATCCCCGCGTGCTCCCGGCGCTGTACCAGATCGCCTCGCTGGCCGCCCGCACCGACGACCCCGAGTTTGCGCTGCGCGAGCTGCTTGATCTTTTCGTCACCCTGTTCCGCGCCGATGCCGGGTCGATCGCCCTCATCAGCCCCGACACCGGCCGGCTCGAAACCGAGGTGCAGGTGGGAGGCGCCGCCCCCCGCGACCTTCCGGGCCTGAAGCTCGGCCACGGCGTCACCGGCTGGTGCGTGCTCAATCGCCGCCCGCTGCTCGTGCGCAACGTCGCCACGGAGCCGCGCTACATCGCGGTCCGCGCCGCGACGTGTTGCGAGATGGCGGCGCCGATGCTCGACGAGGACGGCGTGGTGGGCGTGGTCGATCTCGAGAGCAACCAGGTCGACGGCTTTGCGCCCGGCGACCTCACCGCGCTGGTGCAGCTGGCCGGTGAGGCTGCACGCGTGCTGCAACGCCTCTGGCAGGTTCGCCACCTCCAGGGCAAGGCGCGCCAGCTCGAGTCCCTCATCTCGGCCGGCCAGTCACTTGTCACCAAGCTCGAGCAGCAGGAGCTCTTCGACACCCTCGCCCGCGAGGCGCGCGACATGCTCTGCGGCTGCGCCTGCGCACTGCACCTGTACGACGCCACCGCCGACACCGTCCGGCTCGCCGCGTGGAGCGGACCGCGCGCGCTGACGTTGTCCACGACGCCGCTGCCGCTCGACTCCTGCATGGTGGCGGCCGCGATCCACACGCGCCGCGCGGTGACGTTTGCCGATGTGCAGACGCCGGACTTCCGCGAACTCGCCGACCTGCCGCCCGACGCCACGCTGACCTCGGCGCTGATCACGCCGATGCTGTTCGAGGGCGAAGTGCTCGGCGTGATCGTGGTGTTCACCGACCGGATCCGGCGCTTCGACAACGACGACAAGCGCCTGAGCGCCGCGCTCGCCAGCCTCGGCGCGGTAGCGCTGCAGAACGCGCGCCTCTACGCGCGCGTGTTCGAGAGCGAGGACGTGCTGCGCAAGAACGAGCGCCTCACCACGCTCGGGCTGCTCGCGGCGGAGATCGCGCACGAGATCCGCAATCCGCTCACCGTGCTCAAGCTGCTCCACGGCGGCCTCGGTCTGGACTTCGCCCCCGGCGACCCGCGCCACACCGACATGCGCGTGATCAGCGAAAAGCTCGACCAGCTCGAGGCGATCGTCGGCCGCGTGCTCAACTTTGCCCAGGCGCCCTCCAGCCTCCACGCGCGCGTCTCCCTCACCGACATCATCGGCGACACGCTTGTGCTCGTCCGGCTCAAGCTGGCGCAGAGCAAGGTCGCGCTGCGCTTCGAGCCGCCCGCCCGCCCGCTCTTCGTCGACGCCCACAAGGGCCAGATCCAGCAGGTGCTGCTCAACCTGCTCCTGAACGCGACGCACGCCATGCCCGAGGGCGGCTCGATCACGATCCGTGTCGGGCCCGAGGAGCGCGCGGGGACGAAGCTCGCCCGCATCGACATCGTCGATACGGGGCGCGGCGTGCCCGAGGCGATCCGCGACCGGATCTTCGACTCGTTCCTCTCCGGGCGGCCCGACGGGACCGGTCTGGGCCTGGGCATCGCCAAGCGCATCCTGGCCTCGCACCACGGCGACATCGCGCTGCACGACACCGGTCCCGCCGGCACAACCATGCGGATCACGCTGCCGCTCGCCAAATGA
- a CDS encoding ACT domain-containing protein, which translates to MLATLVMTVIGADRPGLVQMVATRVADHGGNWLESRMCRLGGQFAGILRVEVSTDRRDELVNALRTLEVDGLRVIMHAEGGATTAPVDRPLVHVEIVGHDRPGILRSVSGVFAAHGLNVEELASERVNAPMDGGTLFRAKATVFVPPTAKMSAVRADLEKIASDLMVDVKVD; encoded by the coding sequence ATGCTCGCAACCCTCGTGATGACGGTGATCGGGGCCGACCGGCCCGGCTTGGTGCAGATGGTGGCCACGCGCGTCGCCGATCACGGCGGCAACTGGCTCGAGAGCCGGATGTGCCGGCTCGGCGGACAATTCGCCGGCATCCTGCGCGTTGAGGTCTCCACCGACCGCCGCGACGAGCTGGTGAACGCGCTCCGCACCCTCGAAGTCGACGGCCTGCGCGTGATCATGCACGCCGAAGGCGGCGCCACGACCGCTCCCGTTGATCGCCCCCTCGTCCACGTCGAGATCGTCGGTCACGACCGCCCCGGCATTCTGCGCAGCGTGTCCGGCGTCTTCGCCGCCCACGGACTCAACGTCGAGGAACTCGCCTCCGAGCGCGTCAACGCGCCGATGGACGGCGGCACTCTCTTCCGCGCCAAGGCGACTGTGTTCGTCCCGCCCACCGCCAAGATGTCCGCCGTGCGCGCCGACCTGGAGAAGATCGCGTCCGACCTGATGGTCGACGTGAAGGTCGACTAA
- a CDS encoding HNH endonuclease, which yields MQTALEQPVLVLNRLWQAVNVIGARRAFALLARGHAQVVHHHEDDFRTFSMLDWIDFSVHNPPVEQMEMVRTPTRTIRLPRVILLTFFDKLPCKELKLTRNNVFERDKNTCQYCARVLPREELNLDHVIPRDNGGKTTWENIVCSCVKCNTRKANRLPHEAGMRLIRKPQRPKWRPVISLVLGNQQHEVWKDFLDVAYWNVELEE from the coding sequence ATGCAAACGGCGCTCGAACAACCGGTGCTCGTTTTGAACCGCCTATGGCAGGCGGTGAACGTGATTGGCGCCCGGCGCGCCTTTGCCCTGTTGGCCCGGGGGCACGCTCAAGTTGTTCACCACCACGAAGATGATTTTCGTACGTTCTCGATGCTGGATTGGATCGATTTCTCGGTCCACAACCCGCCGGTCGAGCAGATGGAGATGGTGCGGACGCCCACGCGGACGATCCGGCTGCCGCGCGTGATCCTGCTGACGTTTTTCGACAAGCTGCCGTGCAAGGAACTGAAGCTCACGCGCAACAACGTCTTCGAGCGCGACAAGAACACCTGCCAGTACTGCGCCCGCGTGCTGCCGCGCGAGGAGCTCAACCTCGATCACGTGATCCCGCGCGACAACGGCGGGAAGACGACGTGGGAGAATATCGTCTGCTCGTGCGTGAAGTGTAACACCCGCAAGGCCAACCGGCTGCCGCACGAGGCCGGCATGCGCCTGATCCGCAAGCCCCAGCGCCCGAAGTGGCGCCCCGTCATCTCCCTCGTCCTCGGCAACCAGCAGCACGAGGTGTGGAAGGACTTCCTCGACGTCGCCTACTGGAACGTGGAACTGGAGGAGTGA